A genomic window from Pseudonocardia broussonetiae includes:
- a CDS encoding mycofactocin-coupled SDR family oxidoreductase, with the protein MAGRVEGKVALITGAARGMGRAHAVRLAGEGADVVLVDVCAPLPSVAYDSATPADLEETVALVEKAGRRAVAARLDVRDLAALRAAVDGAVADLGRLDVIVANAGICVPRAWDQVTPQIFEDTMSTNVTGVWNTVMAGAPHLVEAGGGSIVLVSSAAGIKVQPFMVPYTASKFAVRGMAKAFAAELAKHHIRVNSLHPTGVATPMGSGDMQAVLGAAMAGDQRLGMMFANMLPVETTQPEDVADSVLFLASDESRYVTAHELAPDAGVTEF; encoded by the coding sequence GTGGCCGGACGGGTCGAGGGCAAGGTCGCACTGATCACGGGCGCCGCGCGGGGCATGGGCCGCGCGCACGCCGTCCGGCTGGCCGGGGAGGGCGCCGACGTCGTCCTGGTGGACGTGTGCGCGCCGCTGCCGAGCGTCGCCTACGACTCGGCGACGCCCGCCGACCTCGAGGAGACCGTGGCGCTGGTCGAGAAGGCCGGGCGGCGCGCGGTCGCGGCGCGGCTCGACGTGCGCGACCTCGCGGCGCTGCGCGCGGCCGTCGACGGGGCGGTGGCCGACCTGGGCCGCCTCGACGTGATCGTCGCCAACGCCGGGATCTGTGTGCCGCGCGCCTGGGACCAGGTGACGCCGCAGATCTTCGAGGACACGATGAGCACCAACGTCACCGGCGTCTGGAACACGGTGATGGCGGGCGCGCCGCACCTGGTGGAGGCGGGCGGCGGGTCGATCGTGCTGGTCAGCTCGGCGGCCGGGATCAAGGTGCAGCCGTTCATGGTGCCCTACACCGCCAGCAAGTTCGCCGTGCGCGGCATGGCCAAGGCGTTTGCGGCGGAGCTCGCGAAGCACCACATCCGCGTCAACAGCCTGCACCCGACGGGCGTCGCCACCCCGATGGGCAGTGGCGACATGCAGGCCGTGCTCGGCGCCGCGATGGCGGGCGACCAGCGGCTGGGGATGATGTTCGCGAACATGCTGCCGGTCGAGACCACCCAGCCCGAGGACGTGGCCGACTCGGTCCTGTTCCTCGCCTCCGACGAGTCCCGCTACGTCACCGCGCACGAGCTCGCGCCCGACGCCGGCGTCACGGAGTTCTGA
- a CDS encoding alpha/beta hydrolase, giving the protein MAPLDLRVRLLARALRASSSITTMDAAAIARAQATSIPHNPVTDLLFGGVAPGVVLTDATATGQTGPIPVRIYRPTAAGAGPLPLVVNIHGGGWVLGSLDQSDWLCSQVAAGVGAVVVSLDYRLAPGHPWPAAGEDCHAALVDLVERAAELGADPRRLAVMGDSAGGNLSAVVALMARDRSGPAIAFQALLYPATDLTLGSPSIEENAHAPVIGKADVLAFRDHYLGAQDPRDPYASPLFAPDHAGLPPALVQVAEHDPIRDDGLRYADALRAAGVPVRATTYVGMPHGYLSFPRFCRSAPQALAELTGELRAALT; this is encoded by the coding sequence ATGGCACCGCTCGACCTGCGGGTGCGGCTGCTCGCGCGGGCGCTGCGCGCGAGCAGTTCGATCACCACGATGGACGCCGCCGCCATCGCCCGCGCCCAGGCCACGTCGATCCCCCACAACCCGGTCACCGACCTGCTGTTCGGCGGGGTGGCGCCCGGCGTCGTGCTCACCGACGCCACCGCGACGGGCCAGACCGGCCCGATCCCGGTGCGGATCTACCGGCCCACGGCCGCGGGCGCCGGGCCGCTGCCGCTCGTCGTCAACATCCACGGCGGCGGGTGGGTGCTCGGCTCGCTCGACCAGTCCGACTGGCTGTGCAGCCAGGTCGCGGCCGGGGTCGGCGCGGTGGTCGTGTCGCTGGACTACCGGCTCGCGCCCGGCCACCCCTGGCCCGCCGCCGGCGAGGACTGCCACGCCGCGCTCGTCGACCTGGTGGAGCGCGCGGCCGAGCTCGGCGCCGACCCGCGGCGCCTGGCCGTGATGGGCGACAGCGCGGGCGGCAACCTCTCCGCCGTCGTCGCGCTGATGGCGCGCGACCGCTCCGGGCCCGCGATCGCGTTCCAGGCCCTGCTCTACCCGGCCACGGACCTCACGCTGGGCAGCCCGTCGATCGAGGAGAACGCGCACGCGCCGGTGATCGGCAAGGCCGACGTGCTGGCGTTCCGCGACCACTACCTCGGCGCCCAGGACCCCCGCGACCCCTACGCCTCCCCGCTGTTCGCCCCCGACCACGCGGGCCTGCCGCCCGCGCTGGTGCAGGTGGCCGAGCACGACCCGATCCGCGACGACGGGCTGCGCTACGCCGACGCCCTGCGCGCGGCCGGCGTCCCGGTGCGCGCGACGACCTACGTCGGCATGCCGCACGGCTACCTGTCGTTCCCGCGGTTCTGCCGCTCCGCGCCGCAGGCGCTCGCCGAGCTCACCGGGGAGCTGCGGGCCGCGCTGACCTGA
- a CDS encoding pyridoxal-phosphate dependent enzyme, with translation MLIHDSLIDLVGGTPLVRLGRLAAGLSATVLVKPEYLNPGGSVKDRAATAMVLAAERDGSLRPGGTIVEASSGNTGIGLAQAAAVRGFRIVVVLPETVAVEKMDVLRAYGAEVVTTPASLPREHPEHVNRLAQRIAEETPGGWFADQYDNPANPAVHHATTGPEIWMATGGRVTHLVAGIGTGGTISGTGRYLKEQGPVEVVGADPATSVYHGGDGSPFFVEAAGHYRHTATVTDTWPRSYHRDVVDRIEVIGDRESVLTTRRLAREEGLLVGASSGLAVAAALRVARGLGPEHVVVAVLPDSGRTYLSKYHSADWLRRLGFLDDDRPGLLADATGPVHTVTTETSLAEAAALAAGPARDQPLVPVVLPGRDPRFATAVSELLGVLDRAVLDRAVLDPAVLARRDPATPVGEVMCGPPASVGTGDTAAEALARLDAAGADHAVLLRDGRLAGLVTRAELAARAFSAGF, from the coding sequence GTGCTCATCCACGACTCCCTGATCGACCTCGTCGGCGGCACCCCGCTCGTCCGGCTGGGCCGGCTCGCGGCCGGGCTCTCCGCGACCGTGCTGGTCAAGCCCGAGTACCTCAACCCGGGCGGGTCGGTGAAGGACCGCGCCGCCACCGCGATGGTGCTCGCCGCCGAGCGCGACGGGTCGCTGCGGCCCGGCGGCACGATCGTCGAGGCGTCGTCGGGGAACACCGGGATCGGGCTGGCGCAGGCCGCCGCCGTCCGCGGGTTCCGGATCGTCGTCGTGCTGCCCGAGACCGTCGCCGTCGAGAAGATGGACGTGCTGCGCGCCTACGGGGCCGAGGTCGTCACGACGCCTGCGAGCCTGCCGCGCGAGCACCCCGAGCACGTCAACCGGCTGGCCCAGCGGATCGCGGAGGAGACGCCCGGCGGCTGGTTCGCCGACCAGTACGACAACCCCGCCAACCCGGCGGTGCACCACGCGACGACCGGCCCGGAGATCTGGATGGCGACCGGCGGGCGGGTGACCCACCTCGTCGCCGGGATCGGCACCGGCGGCACGATCTCGGGCACCGGGCGCTACCTCAAGGAGCAGGGGCCGGTCGAGGTCGTGGGCGCCGACCCCGCCACGTCGGTCTACCACGGCGGCGACGGCAGCCCCTTCTTCGTCGAGGCGGCCGGGCACTACCGCCACACCGCCACGGTGACCGACACCTGGCCGCGGTCCTACCACCGCGACGTCGTCGACCGGATCGAGGTGATCGGCGACCGCGAGTCGGTGCTGACGACCCGCCGCCTCGCCCGCGAGGAGGGACTGCTGGTGGGGGCGTCGTCCGGGCTGGCCGTGGCCGCGGCGCTGCGGGTGGCGCGCGGGCTCGGGCCCGAGCACGTCGTGGTGGCCGTGCTGCCCGACTCCGGCCGCACCTACCTGTCGAAGTACCACTCCGCCGACTGGCTGCGCCGCCTGGGCTTCCTCGACGACGACCGCCCCGGCCTGCTCGCCGACGCCACCGGCCCGGTGCACACCGTCACCACCGAGACCTCGCTCGCCGAGGCCGCCGCGCTGGCCGCGGGCCCGGCGCGCGACCAGCCGCTGGTCCCGGTGGTCCTGCCCGGCCGCGACCCCCGCTTCGCCACCGCCGTCTCCGAGCTCCTCGGTGTGCTCGACCGGGCCGTGCTCGACCGGGCCGTGCTCGACCCGGCCGTGCTCGCCCGCCGGGACCCGGCGACGCCGGTGGGCGAGGTGATGTGCGGCCCGCCCGCCTCGGTGGGCACCGGCGACACGGCGGCCGAGGCCCTCGCCCGGCTCGACGCGGCGGGCGCCGACCACGCCGTGCTGCTGCGCGACGGCCGCCTGGCCGGCCTGGTGACCCGGGCGGAGCTGGCGGCGCGAGCGTTCTCTGCCGGTTTCTAG
- a CDS encoding MBL fold metallo-hydrolase, with protein sequence MAKPFASSADTAVKEQTLEVLADGVYALTAEGDPNIGAIEGEDFLVCFEALATPVAARRWLAMLREHTDKPVRYLVLSHYHAVRVLGASAFDAETIVSHEITRDLIAERGEQDWASEFARMPRLAEAAESVPGLTWPTLTFADRLTIDLGGDRGELVLQYHGRGHTEGDITAWLPQHRILFAGDLVEAQAALYTGDAFHRDWAGPTLDRIKAVGAEQLVGGRGAVSRGRAEVDAAVEQTRGFLQVMLREVGAVQQRGGTLKEAFEASHAALVDDYGHWPIFEHCLPFDVSRVFDELSGVERPVIWTAERDQEVWAQLQG encoded by the coding sequence ATGGCCAAGCCGTTCGCCTCGTCCGCCGACACCGCCGTCAAGGAGCAGACCCTCGAGGTGCTGGCCGACGGCGTCTACGCGCTGACCGCCGAGGGCGACCCGAACATCGGCGCGATCGAGGGCGAGGACTTCCTCGTCTGCTTCGAGGCCCTCGCCACCCCGGTCGCGGCGCGCCGCTGGCTCGCGATGCTGCGCGAGCACACCGACAAGCCCGTGCGCTACCTCGTGCTGTCGCACTACCACGCGGTCCGCGTGCTCGGGGCCAGCGCGTTCGACGCCGAGACGATCGTGTCGCACGAGATCACCCGCGACCTCATCGCCGAGCGCGGCGAGCAGGACTGGGCCAGCGAGTTCGCGCGCATGCCCCGCCTCGCCGAGGCCGCCGAGTCGGTGCCCGGCCTGACCTGGCCCACCCTCACCTTCGCCGACCGCCTGACCATCGACCTCGGCGGCGACCGCGGCGAGCTCGTGCTCCAGTACCACGGCCGCGGGCACACCGAGGGCGACATCACCGCGTGGCTGCCGCAGCACCGGATCCTGTTCGCGGGCGACCTCGTCGAGGCCCAGGCCGCGCTCTACACCGGCGACGCCTTCCACCGCGACTGGGCGGGCCCCACGCTCGACCGCATCAAGGCCGTCGGGGCCGAGCAGCTCGTCGGCGGGCGCGGCGCGGTGAGCCGCGGGCGCGCCGAGGTCGACGCCGCCGTCGAGCAGACTCGCGGGTTCCTGCAGGTCATGCTGCGCGAGGTGGGTGCGGTGCAGCAGCGCGGCGGCACGCTCAAGGAGGCCTTCGAGGCCAGCCACGCCGCACTGGTCGACGACTACGGCCACTGGCCGATCTTCGAGCACTGCCTGCCCTTCGACGTCTCCCGCGTCTTCGACGAGCTCTCGGGCGTCGAGCGGCCGGTGATCTGGACCGCCGAGCGCGACCAGGAGGTCTGGGCGCAGCTGCAGGGCTGA
- a CDS encoding homogentisate 1,2-dioxygenase, producing the protein MAFYRRAGDIPPKRHTQHRDEAGALYYEELMGEEGFSSDSSLLYHSGVPSAIVDATPWELPDQSTTENRPLLPRHLKLHSLFDEDWKAVDVVTGRRLVLGNADVRISYVVAGEASPLYRNATGDECVYVESGSATVETVFGSLSARQGDYVILPRSTTHRWVPTGSEPLRAYAIEANSHIAPPKRYLSRYGQLLEHAPYCERDLHGPEGPLLTEGTDVEVLVKHRGSRGVTGTRYVYPEHPFDVVGWDGCLYPYTFNIADYEPITGRVHQPPPVHQVFEGGNFVICNFVPRKVDYHPLSIPVPYYHSNVDSDEIMFYCGGSYEARKGSGIEQGSISLHPGGHSHGPQPAAVERSIGAEFFDELAVMVDTFRPMELGEGGLAAEDPAYAWTWSGRGPGR; encoded by the coding sequence ATGGCGTTCTACAGACGAGCCGGTGACATCCCGCCCAAGCGGCACACCCAGCACCGCGACGAGGCCGGTGCGCTCTACTACGAGGAGCTGATGGGCGAGGAGGGCTTCTCGTCGGACTCGTCGCTGCTCTACCACTCCGGGGTGCCGTCGGCGATCGTCGACGCCACGCCGTGGGAGCTGCCCGACCAGTCGACCACCGAGAACCGCCCGCTGCTGCCGCGCCACCTCAAGCTGCACAGCCTGTTCGACGAGGACTGGAAGGCCGTCGACGTCGTCACCGGGCGGCGCCTGGTCCTGGGCAACGCCGACGTCCGCATCTCCTACGTCGTGGCCGGGGAGGCCTCGCCGCTCTACCGCAACGCCACCGGCGACGAGTGCGTGTACGTCGAGTCCGGCTCGGCGACGGTGGAGACGGTGTTCGGGTCGCTGTCCGCGCGCCAGGGCGACTACGTGATCCTGCCGCGCTCCACCACGCACCGGTGGGTGCCGACGGGCTCGGAGCCGCTGCGCGCCTACGCCATCGAGGCCAACTCCCACATCGCGCCGCCCAAGCGCTACCTGTCCCGCTACGGCCAGCTCCTCGAGCACGCGCCCTACTGCGAGCGCGACCTGCACGGCCCCGAGGGCCCGCTGCTCACCGAGGGGACCGACGTCGAGGTGCTGGTCAAGCACCGCGGCTCGCGCGGGGTCACCGGCACCCGCTACGTCTACCCGGAGCACCCGTTCGACGTCGTGGGCTGGGACGGCTGCCTCTACCCGTACACGTTCAACATCGCCGACTACGAGCCGATCACCGGCCGCGTGCACCAGCCGCCGCCCGTGCACCAGGTGTTCGAGGGCGGCAACTTCGTGATCTGCAACTTCGTGCCGCGCAAGGTCGACTACCACCCGCTGTCGATCCCGGTGCCCTACTACCACTCCAACGTCGACTCCGACGAGATCATGTTCTACTGCGGCGGCAGCTACGAGGCCCGCAAGGGCTCGGGCATCGAGCAGGGGTCGATCAGCCTGCACCCCGGCGGCCACAGCCACGGCCCGCAGCCCGCCGCCGTCGAGCGCTCGATCGGCGCGGAGTTCTTCGACGAGCTCGCCGTCATGGTCGACACGTTCCGCCCGATGGAGCTCGGCGAGGGCGGCCTGGCCGCCGAGGACCCGGCCTACGCGTGGACCTGGTCGGGGCGGGGGCCGGGCCGGTGA
- a CDS encoding FAD-dependent monooxygenase → MTPRSILISGGSIAGPALAVWLEAAGWRTTVVERFAEQRDTGQNIDIRGAAREVVRRMGLEDAVKAATTGERGTEFVDARGRALASFPAGTSDGDGATAEVEILRGDLSRLLVERSRPGTEYVFGDQITGLEERADGVEVTFRDGPTRTVDVVVIAEGVTSRTRALVLPDADVRELGLYTAYLTIPRTPADTDLWRWYNAPGGRSVTLRPDNVGTIRAAVSFRSDVRGLADIGPEAQVRVLRRTFDDAGWETPRILDALDGGAPFYLDSLAQVRLPAWSRGRVAVVGDAAYCASPVSGMSTSLALVGAYVLAGELAAHDDHRAAFAAYEERMRPYVDDAQDLPPGVPWIAHPRTRPGVAALRTAIRVVGSRPARRVGQAVGAVAGLFSGSSSELVDLSGYPSIAASTAL, encoded by the coding sequence GTGACCCCGCGCAGCATCCTGATCTCCGGCGGCAGCATCGCCGGGCCCGCCCTCGCCGTCTGGCTCGAGGCCGCCGGGTGGAGGACCACCGTCGTCGAGCGGTTCGCCGAGCAGCGCGACACCGGCCAGAACATCGACATCCGCGGCGCCGCGCGCGAGGTCGTCCGCCGCATGGGTCTGGAGGACGCCGTCAAAGCGGCGACGACGGGCGAGCGGGGCACCGAGTTCGTCGACGCCCGCGGCCGCGCGCTCGCGTCCTTCCCCGCCGGCACCTCCGACGGGGACGGCGCCACCGCGGAGGTCGAGATCCTGCGCGGTGACCTGTCCCGGCTGCTCGTGGAGCGCAGCCGACCCGGCACCGAGTACGTCTTCGGCGACCAGATCACCGGCCTGGAGGAGCGCGCCGACGGCGTCGAGGTCACCTTCCGGGACGGGCCCACCCGCACCGTCGACGTCGTCGTGATCGCCGAGGGGGTCACGTCGCGGACCCGGGCGCTGGTCCTGCCCGACGCCGACGTCCGCGAGCTCGGCCTCTACACCGCCTACCTGACGATCCCGCGCACCCCGGCCGACACCGACCTCTGGCGCTGGTACAACGCGCCGGGCGGGCGCAGCGTCACCCTGCGCCCGGACAACGTCGGCACGATCCGCGCGGCGGTGTCGTTCCGGTCCGACGTCCGCGGGCTGGCCGACATCGGGCCCGAGGCCCAGGTCCGCGTCCTGCGCCGGACGTTCGACGACGCCGGCTGGGAGACCCCCCGCATCCTCGACGCCCTCGACGGCGGCGCGCCCTTCTACCTCGACTCGCTGGCCCAGGTCCGCCTGCCCGCGTGGAGCCGCGGGCGCGTGGCGGTGGTCGGCGACGCCGCCTACTGCGCCTCGCCGGTGAGCGGGATGAGCACCAGCCTCGCCCTCGTCGGCGCCTACGTGCTGGCGGGCGAGCTCGCCGCGCACGACGACCACCGCGCCGCGTTCGCCGCGTACGAGGAGCGGATGCGGCCCTACGTCGACGACGCCCAGGACCTGCCGCCCGGCGTGCCGTGGATCGCGCATCCGCGCACCCGCCCCGGCGTGGCCGCCCTGCGCACCGCGATCCGCGTCGTCGGCAGCAGACCGGCGCGCCGGGTCGGGCAGGCGGTCGGCGCGGTGGCGGGGCTGTTCTCCGGCTCGTCGTCGGAGCTCGTCGACCTGTCCGGCTACCCCTCCATCGCTGCTTCTACGGCTCTCTAG
- the fahA gene encoding fumarylacetoacetase, whose translation MTVVDVPEGSPFGLANLPYGVFSTPGAPPRAGVRLGDSVVDLARLLDDPVFAAPVLNGFLAQGRTRWTQVRERIADLLAGDVPDDAVHPVTAVTMHLPFAVADYVDFYASEHHATNLGRLFRPDSEPLMPNWKHLPVGYHGRAGTVVVSGTEVVRPCGQRKAPDEPGPTYGPSRRLDIEAELGFVVGTGSALGERIGVDDVAEHVFGAVLVNDWSARDLQAWEYVPLGPHLGKSFATSVSPWVVPLAALEAARVPLPGQDPQPLPYLRGRADWGLDVDLVVEWNGEEVSRPPYREMYWSPAQMLAHLTVNGASARTGDLFASGTISGPEPRQRGAFIELTWGGKEPVTVKGEQRTFLLDGDEVTISATAPGPDGSRIGFGEVTGTVAPARGESD comes from the coding sequence GTGACCGTCGTCGACGTCCCGGAGGGCTCCCCGTTCGGGCTCGCGAACCTGCCCTACGGCGTCTTCTCGACGCCGGGTGCGCCGCCGCGGGCGGGGGTGCGCCTGGGCGACTCCGTCGTCGACCTGGCCCGCCTGCTCGACGACCCGGTGTTCGCCGCGCCCGTGCTCAACGGGTTCCTGGCGCAGGGCCGGACGCGCTGGACGCAGGTGCGGGAGCGGATCGCTGACCTGCTGGCCGGGGACGTCCCGGACGACGCCGTGCACCCCGTCACCGCGGTGACGATGCACCTGCCGTTCGCGGTGGCCGACTACGTCGACTTCTACGCCTCCGAGCACCACGCGACGAACCTCGGGCGCCTGTTCCGGCCCGACTCCGAGCCGCTCATGCCGAACTGGAAGCACCTGCCGGTCGGCTACCACGGCCGCGCCGGGACCGTCGTCGTGTCGGGCACGGAGGTCGTCCGCCCGTGCGGGCAGCGCAAGGCCCCCGACGAGCCCGGCCCGACCTACGGCCCGAGCCGGCGCCTGGACATCGAGGCCGAGCTGGGGTTCGTCGTCGGGACCGGGTCGGCGCTGGGGGAGCGGATCGGCGTCGACGACGTCGCCGAGCACGTGTTCGGCGCGGTGCTGGTCAACGACTGGTCGGCGCGCGACCTGCAGGCCTGGGAGTACGTGCCGCTCGGCCCGCACCTGGGCAAGAGCTTCGCCACGTCGGTGAGCCCGTGGGTGGTGCCGCTCGCCGCGCTGGAGGCCGCGCGCGTGCCGCTGCCCGGCCAGGACCCGCAGCCGCTGCCCTACCTGCGCGGGCGCGCGGACTGGGGCCTCGACGTCGACCTGGTGGTGGAGTGGAACGGCGAGGAGGTCTCGCGCCCGCCCTACCGGGAGATGTACTGGTCGCCCGCGCAGATGCTCGCGCACCTGACCGTCAACGGGGCCTCGGCGCGCACCGGCGACCTGTTCGCCTCCGGCACGATCTCGGGCCCCGAGCCGCGCCAGCGGGGCGCGTTCATCGAGCTGACCTGGGGCGGGAAGGAGCCGGTCACCGTCAAGGGGGAGCAGCGCACGTTCCTGCTCGACGGCGACGAGGTGACGATCTCGGCCACCGCGCCGGGCCCGGACGGCAGCCGGATCGGCTTCGGCGAGGTCACCGGGACCGTCGCACCGGCCCGCGGGGAGAGCGACTGA
- a CDS encoding MarR family winged helix-turn-helix transcriptional regulator — MPTPPQPGPELSGSDDFLSFAEIALDTTGERLPDTDRSAMAMVLLLHRVANTVVYDLESTVHRPAGWSWSAFRLVFTLWVSGPQEAGRAAALAGMSRAAVSSLSKTLHASGVVERGPDARDGRTVVLSLTDRGSAALEEVFLVHNRREAEWAGLLTADELGTLNTVLRKLARAAHDQEWVSRRR, encoded by the coding sequence GTGCCCACGCCCCCGCAACCCGGCCCCGAGCTGTCCGGCAGCGACGACTTCCTGTCCTTCGCCGAGATCGCCCTCGACACCACCGGGGAGCGGCTGCCCGACACCGACCGGTCGGCGATGGCGATGGTGCTGCTGCTGCACCGCGTCGCGAACACCGTCGTCTACGACCTGGAGTCGACGGTGCACCGGCCCGCGGGGTGGAGCTGGTCGGCGTTCCGGCTGGTGTTCACGCTGTGGGTGTCGGGGCCGCAGGAGGCCGGCCGGGCGGCCGCACTGGCCGGCATGAGCCGCGCGGCGGTGTCGAGCCTGTCGAAGACGCTGCACGCGTCCGGCGTCGTGGAGCGGGGCCCGGACGCCCGCGACGGCCGCACGGTCGTCCTGTCCCTCACCGACCGGGGGAGCGCGGCGCTGGAGGAGGTCTTCCTCGTGCACAACCGGCGCGAGGCGGAGTGGGCGGGCCTGCTCACCGCCGACGAGCTCGGCACGCTCAACACGGTGCTGCGCAAGCTGGCCCGCGCCGCGCACGACCAGGAGTGGGTCAGCCGCCGCCGCTGA
- a CDS encoding ABC transporter substrate-binding protein, whose amino-acid sequence MSSTPENPREQPVRTAALTAIIGAAGGRRAFVDATGTPVTLPPLVRRLVATDEVVGALLRELGAELVGCAGTLDGVETVGPDRAPDPRAVAALEPHVIVAGAVDRVHDLADERLVPYLRKVAPVIAVDTGHPAVARADLKALLGTGRAARSAPAPIPNRPPGPPQTRPRLW is encoded by the coding sequence GTGTCGAGCACCCCGGAGAACCCGCGCGAGCAACCGGTGCGCACGGCCGCGCTCACCGCGATCATCGGTGCCGCCGGGGGCCGCCGGGCCTTCGTCGACGCCACCGGCACCCCGGTGACGCTGCCGCCGCTCGTGCGCCGGCTCGTCGCCACCGACGAGGTCGTCGGCGCGCTGCTGCGCGAGCTGGGGGCCGAGCTCGTCGGCTGCGCCGGGACCCTGGACGGCGTCGAGACCGTCGGGCCCGACCGCGCGCCCGACCCGCGGGCCGTCGCCGCGCTGGAGCCGCACGTGATCGTGGCCGGGGCGGTCGACCGCGTGCACGACCTGGCCGACGAGCGGCTGGTCCCGTACCTGCGGAAGGTGGCGCCGGTCATCGCCGTCGACACCGGGCACCCGGCCGTGGCGCGCGCGGACCTGAAGGCCCTGCTCGGCACCGGCCGGGCGGCGCGGTCGGCCCCCGCACCGATCCCCAACCGTCCGCCGGGACCGCCGCAGACGCGGCCCCGGCTCTGGTGA
- a CDS encoding FAD-dependent monooxygenase — translation MPTTPPTWPLDPVVVLGAGPVGQTTALLLARWGVPTVVLDQRTGRDAVGSKAICQQRDVLDVWEAVGAGRRIADEGVTWTTARTFHRDAELFSYAFAEPGRPAFPPFVNISQTRTEQILDERIADEPLVDLRWDHRVVDVEQDDSGVTARCADGTAVRGSYLVVCGGARSDELRRLLGVGFEGHSFDDRFLICDIRTDLPGWATERRFHFDPAWNPGRQVLIHPCPGGTFRIDWQVPADYDLDAETASGALDARIRAIIGERPYEIVWNSVYRFHSRVVDRMRCGRVLVAGDAAHLVSPFGARGLNSGVADAENAAWKIAYVGHGWAPEALLDSYHDERHAAALENIAVTTATMDFLVPPDEERARRREEVLARAALDPAARADVDSGRLSEPFWYVDSPLTTGDPRRPFDGRPPRGQVPPAAPGVLLPDAPVDAPQGRVRALARDGFLLLTGDATDLDAVRAAAADAPGPVRVLALRALDPDGTLTATLGARPDEVWIVRPDAHVAAVVAAPTRESITTALARAAARTTTREETPHGVLQTSR, via the coding sequence ATGCCCACCACCCCTCCGACGTGGCCGCTCGACCCGGTCGTCGTGCTCGGCGCCGGCCCCGTCGGGCAGACGACCGCGCTGCTGCTCGCCCGCTGGGGCGTGCCGACGGTCGTGCTCGACCAGCGCACCGGGCGCGACGCCGTCGGCTCGAAGGCCATCTGCCAGCAGCGCGACGTCCTCGACGTGTGGGAGGCCGTCGGCGCGGGCCGCCGCATCGCCGACGAGGGCGTCACCTGGACGACGGCGCGCACGTTCCACCGCGACGCCGAGCTGTTCAGCTACGCCTTCGCCGAGCCCGGCCGCCCGGCGTTCCCGCCGTTCGTCAACATCTCCCAGACGCGCACCGAGCAGATCCTCGACGAGCGGATCGCCGACGAGCCGCTGGTCGACCTGCGCTGGGACCACCGCGTCGTCGACGTCGAGCAGGACGACTCCGGCGTCACCGCGCGCTGCGCCGACGGCACCGCGGTGCGCGGCTCCTACCTGGTCGTCTGCGGCGGCGCGCGCAGCGACGAGCTGCGCCGGCTGCTCGGCGTCGGCTTCGAGGGCCACTCCTTCGACGACCGGTTCCTCATCTGCGACATCCGCACCGACCTGCCCGGCTGGGCCACCGAGCGGCGCTTCCACTTCGACCCGGCGTGGAACCCGGGCCGCCAGGTGCTCATCCACCCCTGCCCGGGCGGCACGTTCCGGATCGACTGGCAGGTGCCCGCCGACTACGACCTCGACGCCGAGACCGCCTCGGGCGCCCTGGACGCGCGGATCCGCGCGATCATCGGCGAGCGGCCCTACGAGATCGTGTGGAACTCGGTGTACCGCTTCCACTCCCGCGTGGTCGACCGCATGCGCTGCGGGCGCGTCCTCGTCGCCGGGGACGCCGCCCACCTCGTCTCGCCGTTCGGGGCGCGCGGCCTCAACTCCGGCGTCGCCGACGCCGAGAACGCGGCCTGGAAGATCGCCTACGTCGGGCACGGCTGGGCGCCCGAGGCCCTGCTCGACAGCTACCACGACGAGCGGCACGCCGCGGCGCTGGAGAACATCGCCGTCACCACGGCCACGATGGACTTCCTCGTGCCGCCCGACGAGGAGCGGGCGCGGCGCCGGGAGGAGGTGCTGGCGCGGGCGGCGCTCGACCCGGCGGCCCGCGCGGACGTCGACTCGGGTCGGCTCTCGGAGCCGTTCTGGTACGTCGACTCCCCGCTGACCACCGGCGACCCCCGCCGCCCGTTCGACGGCCGGCCGCCGCGCGGGCAGGTCCCGCCCGCGGCGCCCGGGGTGCTGCTGCCCGACGCGCCGGTCGACGCGCCGCAGGGGCGGGTGCGGGCGCTGGCCCGCGACGGCTTCCTGCTCCTGACCGGCGACGCCACCGACCTCGACGCCGTCCGGGCCGCCGCCGCCGATGCCCCCGGCCCGGTGCGGGTCCTCGCCCTGCGCGCGCTCGACCCCGACGGCACGCTCACGGCCACACTGGGGGCGCGGCCCGACGAGGTGTGGATCGTCCGCCCGGACGCCCACGTCGCCGCCGTCGTCGCCGCGCCCACCCGAGAGTCGATCACCACGGCGCTGGCCCGCGCCGCTGCCCGCACCACCACCCGGGAGGAGACCCCCCATGGCGTTCTACAGACGAGCCGGTGA